One segment of Plasmodium vivax chromosome 14, whole genome shotgun sequence DNA contains the following:
- a CDS encoding hypothetical protein, conserved (encoded by transcript PVX_123995A): protein MKPARRRLAKRISNFYKNVSANAPLFATNLLLYRFDRDLIATLVQTCKRLLKRHAQGETKPHEEYLLIFNYVIFSHLHFVLSELGQNNTPHFDIVYDLCESKCGNTPLLNAKRLTKRRKCSASKLRRLLIGGGTHGGLDHSQGGTPHLCSQGEQNETSYESYQPGGRRHKQTTRQESHAEKHPHEWNKHICHEGYRKRAHHWGSKPLGYASKTYGRVHISYKGERSCTVKYITNTCLHNWSVRRFPFCSSMECSEAGESQFVEQLKRLYAHVHYWMCLMQLNMRCRRSCRVGELKSEEKDIYDGIYKNIYNLFKRMNRNHFESIQMIKRKKQQLSITHNCEMEDLISATKGTAGGNSKGTQQINELVFKHIAEKEALCRHAEHEVKVMQLVNLKEYKEHIFYIFNILQRERNVLSLPPLPEDELEGVDAGVAEGSLRVQPNGFCPCAHKGGHPYFALTAKLEKLAKHFHLFYLHKLIKSNLRVVRYLHLHVRHSVCDTLSLSVVFSLGEVEDLFQRHRKSNGEFKGRLYGLLGRMHREHCVGSGGADQCADHYAGHYADRCPHRGTNGTPAWTHTESKYFDATGRFRSKLGAPAEEKAPFNKSYDSTHKYSRDDSIWFVPQDNACAEEESAHTHLSKVTLREKELNGLVLYVGEDANSFCKENVYQSIFSISMNKTDFVFPTLKEQLGMFRQFVSGNGEVQGGGEAARKSSPEMPTQLRCGNIIITRHTNLKIGMERGATPKGGEKSAKKGGHNGEEQNGGHQNGGGKTNKASPYDMTAIKNHANDFFSLERINTSNLPSSILPIYEQLKRNSHYFMHKEGGETSVRADAKESAACKLCKLGELGKPGKPHANILKKKKIHVDVIFHIIIPQNANSKSFQIILLSLLKVLDLCRSYHVSSLTCPLPYVHDVVHKNKRPVVYAFMYSLVFSLLNYVKCTQSPAQQVRVLHFVFPNLAFREGGAAGRATGGAADIVARGVAVDSSVEKKTAKKTSPLNEESPLHPSANSDGLPKERMSSMASFIYRVANDMRGKYTLVESI from the coding sequence ATGAAACCCGCGCGGAGGCGCCTGGCCAAAAGAATTAGCaacttttacaaaaatgtgagcgCAAATGCGCCCCTTTTCGCCACGAACTTGCTGCTGTACCGCTTCGACCGCGACTTGATAGCCACCCTGGTGCAGACATGTAAGAGGCTCCTGAAAAGGCATGCACAGGGGGAGACCAAACCCCACGAGGAGTACTTGCTAATCTttaattatgtaattttttcccacttgcaTTTTGTCCTCTCCGAGTTGGGCCAAAATAATACTCCCCACTTTGACATCGTCTATGATTTGTGTGAGTCCAAATGTGGGAACACTCCCCTTTTAAACGCAAAGAGGTTAACAAAAAGGCGGAAATGCAGCGCGTCCAAGTTGAGGAGGCTACTCATAGGGGGTGGTACACATGGCGGGTTGGATCACTCCCAGGGGGGAACTCCTCATTTGTGTAGCCAgggagaacaaaatgaaacttCTTACGAAAGTTACCaaccaggggggaggaggcataAACAAACAACTAGGCAAGAATCGCATGCGGAAAAACATCCACATGAGTGGAATAAGCACATCTGTCATGAAGGCTATCGGAAGAGGGCCCACCATTGGGGAAGCAAGCCGTTGGGGTATGCTAGCAAAACATATGGAAGGGTGCACATTAGCTACAAAGGTGAACGTAGCTGCACCGTAAAGTACATTACGAACACGTGTCTGCACAATTGGTCTGTGAGACGGTTCCCATTCTGCTCATCCATGGAGTGCTCCGAGGCGGGCGAAAGTCAGTTCGTTGAGCAACTCAAACGATtatacgcacatgtgcactACTGGATGTGTCTCATGCAGCTGAACATGAGGTGCAGGCGTAGCTGCAGAGTAGGCGAGTTGAAAAGTGAAGAGAAAGACATCTATGATggtatatacaaaaatatttacaactTATTCAAACGTATGAATAGGAATCATTTTGAGAGCATCCAAATgataaagaggaagaagcaacagCTTTCCATAACTCACAACTGCGAAATGGAGGACCTTATAAGTGCCACTAAGGGGACCGCAGGGGGTAACTCCAAGGGCACACAACAAATTAATGAGCTTGTCTTTAAGCATATAGCTGAGAAGGAGGCTCTGTGTAGACACGCGGAACACGAGGTGAAGGTCATGCAGCTTGTTAACTTGAAAGAGTACAAGGAGCATATCTTCTACATCTTTAACATCCTACAGAGGGAGAGGAACGTCCTCTCTTTGCCTCCTCTACCGGAGGACGAATTGGAGGGGGTAGATGCAGGCGTGGCTGAGGGATCATTACGGGTTCAGCCCAATGGGTTCTGCCCCTGCGCACATAAGGGAGGGCACCCCTATTTTGCGCTCACAGCAAAACTAGAAAAACTCGCAAAACATTTCCACCTCTTTTACCTGCACAAGCTGATCAAAAGTAATTTGCGCGTAGTCAGGTACCTTCACCTCCACGTCAGGCACTCCGTGTGCGACACGCTTAGCCTGTCCGTAGTCTTCAGCCTCGGCGAAGTGGAAGACCTCTTTCAACGCCACAGGAAGAGCAATGGGGAGTTCAAGGGGCGGCTCTACGGTTTGTTAGGTCGGATGCACCGCGAGCATTGCGTGGGGAGCGGCGGGGCAGACCAGTGCGCCGACCACTACGCAGGTCACTACGCCGATCGATGCCCCCACCGGGGAACGAATGGCACTCCCGCGTGGACGCACACCGAGTCCAAATATTTCGACGCTACGGGGCGGTTTAGAAGCAAATTGGGAGCACCGGCGGAAGAGAAAGCCCCCTTCAACAAAAGCTACGACAGTACGCACAAGTACTCCCGAGATGACTCCATCTGGTTTGTTCCGCAAGACAATGCTTGTGCTGAGGAGGAGTCTGCTCATACCCATCTGAGCAAAGTAACCCTAAGGGAGAAGGAGCTAAACGGACTGGTCCTCTACGTGGGTGAAGATGCCAACAGCTTCTGCAAAGAAAATGTCTACCAAAGTATCTTCAGCATCAGCATGAACAAGACagattttgtttttcccacTTTGAAGGAGCAGCTGGGGATGTTCCGCCAGTTTGTGAGCGGCAATGGAGAAgtgcaaggggggggagaagccgcACGGAAGTCCTCCCCTGAGATGCCAACCCAGTTGCGATGCGGAAACATCATCATAACGAGGCACACCAATTTGAAAATCGGAATGGAGAGGGGTGCcacccccaaggggggggaaaagagcgctaaaaaaggggggcacaatggagaggaacaaaatggagggcatcaaaacggagggggaaaaacaaacaaagcATCACCTTACGACATGACGGCGATCAAAAATCACGCCAATGACTTCTTCAGTTTGGAAAGAATTAACACGAGTAACCTCCCCTCGTCCATCCTGCCAATATACGAGCAGCTGAAAAGAAATAGCCACTACTTCATGCacaaggaggggggggaaacgtcGGTTCGCGCGGATGCGAAGGAAAGCGCAGCGTGTAAGCTGTGCAAGCTGGGCGAACTGGGCAAACCGGGTAAACCGCATgccaacattttaaaaaaaaagaaaattcacGTGGATGTAATTTTCCACATCATTATTCCCCAAAATGCGAACAGCAAAAGCTTCCAAATCATTTTACTCTCCCTGTTGAAGGTTCTGGACTTGTGTAGGAGCTACCACGTCTCCTCGCTGACGTGCCCCCTGCCCTACGTGCACGACGTGGTACATAAGAACAAGCGCCCCGTCGTTTATGCCTTCATGTACTCCCTCGTGTTCAGCCTCCTGAATTATGTCAAGTGCACGCAGTCGCCCGCCCAGCAGGTGCGCGTGCTGCACTTCGTCTTCCCCAATTTGGCGTTTCGCGAGGGGGGCGCGGCAGGGAGAGCGacaggaggagcggcagaCATAGTAGCACGCGGCGTGGCGGTGGACAGCTCCGTGGAGAAGAAGACGGCGAAGAAGACCTCCCCCCTGAATGAGGAGTCCCCCCTGCATCCAAGTGCCAACTCGGACGGACTTCCCAAAGAGCGCATGTCAAGCATGGCCTCCTTCATTTACCGTGTTGCCAACGACATGCGGGGGAAGTACACCCTCGTTGAGAGCATCTAA
- a CDS encoding hypothetical protein, conserved (encoded by transcript PVX_124000A) translates to MTKGDRIKKGVLGRMEKWYKEKKLAKKMGALMGKRVSGGFGVKRNPEWWKQLKKKKQQKKQKLLKKQEQLKKQKQQEQQKKQEQLKKQQKQKKQEQLKKQQKQEKQKKQQKQQKQKGQMGQMGQGRKRRAHNEEEDEEQMCRSNPYGGNPFGGTPYGENPYGENPYGENPYGENPYGENPYGGNPYGGHPHRRATGPDRHNAPGRQNYKVKRIDGVGIGKKRRSPPRTEPTWEDAEHENGVPRFMQKNGRPFCSHYLDDLRRIYFCTGRTADAYSMMASEMDANARAVLGEKRPCKNQTNGLAQRQYLESSTIELFYNLGKEVTQLTHLMKPRRHEIAMREKLVKEVERFIRGIYPEVYMLIFGSCNTDLDLYNADVDICIYNRTQSDINNVYKLYGEMKSNKLFENANIKPIINAKVPIIKCFFTNAQISVDFSFNQVSAIISTVETQNALKENPLIKYIIIFFKIFLLQNDLNDAFQGGISSYKLFLIFVRFMKEHCFVFSGKNSYLYIGEVVYKFVSYLSLFRDKSEECMDSFFSFMCCYDSPDGVATQGEQSTCHAATQSRQTIEILKRRKTKVVKKIFRHMFCRVGETNQGFNAKRRDLSFDKLFQVRQCMKEVLYSLSDVLIYLVRKKTKNISPEYDAAIFADALSIVSFFHFLREERLNRLLLNCYAFFHQKVLCIAELPPRDDLPIEVCEGPNGAAAQQRDVPPHSAFGDDTASSPCGPTASTEGAPPLMSYFQRDTLDEVQANVNQLYRSMGNKASDHNRLVRNVCSELVILNTLLDLNKVLTNRFHYHQIFLPAPQGGNPQDEGDLAARKLQMLSDLARFKNYNPSEVMGLEIKSEFFVNSADTVFGGGAARKGQPFLRMYF, encoded by the exons ATGACCAAGGGGGATCgaatcaaaaagggggtgttGGGAAGAATGGAGAAATGGTACAAAGAGAAGAAACTCGCGAAGAAAATGGGCGCTCTTATGGGGAAGCGCGTGAGCGGTGGCTTCGGGGTGAAGAGGAACCCCGAGTGGTGGAAgcagctgaagaagaagaagcagcagaagaagcagaagctgctgaagaagcaggagcagttgaagaagcagaagcagcaggagcagcagaagaagcaggagcagctgaagaagcagcagaagcagaagaagcaggagcagctgaagaagcagcagaagcaggagaaacagaagaagcagcagaagcagcagaagcagaaggggCAGATGGGACAGATGGGgcaggggaggaagagacGTGCCCacaacgaggaggaggacgaagaaCAGATGTGCAGAAGTAATCCGTATGGAGGCAATCCTTTTGGAGGAACCCCCTATGGAGAAAACCCCTATGGAGAAAACCCCTATGGAGAAAACCCCTATGGAGAAAACCCCTATGGAGAAAACCCCTATGGAGGAAACCCCTATGGAGGCCACCCCCACCGTCGCGCAACCGGGCCCGATCGCCACAACGCCCCCGGGAGGCAGAATTACAAAGTGAAGCGCATAGACGGGGTGGGCATAgggaagaagagaagaagcCCCCCGCGCACGGAACCCACATGGGAAGATGCAGAGCATGAAAATGGCGTACCCCGCTTCATGCAAAAGAATGGCCGTCCCTTTTGTAGCCACTACCTTGACGATTTGAGGAGGATCTACTTCTGCACAGGGCGCACGGCGGATGCGTACAGTATGATGGCCAGCGAGATGGACGCCAATGCGAGGGCCGTCCTCGGGGAGAAGCGGCCTTGCAAGA ACCAAACGAACGGCCTCGCGCAGAGGCAGTACCTGGAGAGCTCCACCATTGAGCTCTTCTATAACCTGGGCAAGGAGGTTACGCAGTTGACTCACCTGATGAAGCCCAGAAGGCACGAAATAGCGATGAGGGAAAAGCTCGTAAAAGAGGTGGAGCGATTCATAAGGGGAATATACCCAGAAGTGTATATGCTAATCTTCGGTTCATGCAACACCGATTTGGATCTCTATAACGCAGATGTAGACATCTGCATCTACAATAGAACCCAAAGCGACATCAACAATGTGTATAAGCTGTATGGCGAAATGAAAAGTAATAAGCTTTTTGAAAACGCAAATATTAAGCCAATTATAAATGCCAAAGTGCCAATAATTAAATGCTTCTTCACAAATGCTCAAATTTCAGTTGACTTCTCCTTCAATCAAGTTAGTGCCATCATCAGCACTGTAGAGACTCAAAATGCTTTAAAAGAAAACCCCCTcatcaaatatattatcattttttttaaaatttttttattacaaaatGATTTGAATGATGCTTTCCAAGGAGGCATTAGCTCTTATAAGCTGTTCCTCATCTTCGTTAGATTTATGAAGGAGCATTGCTTCGTTTTCTCTGGAAAGAATAGCTACCTGTACATTGGTGAAGTGGTCTACAAGTTCGTTTCGTATCTGTCCTTGTTTAGGGACAAATCTGAAGAGTGCATGGAttctttcttctcctttatgTGCTGCTACGACTCCCCAGATGGAGTGGCCACCCAGGGGGAGCAGTCCACCTGTCATGCGGCTACCCAGTCGAGACAGACGATCGAAATTTTGAAGAGAAGAAAGACCAAAGTTGTTAAGAAGATCTTCAGACATATGTTTTGCAGAGTAGGCGAGACCAACCAGGGATTCAACGCCAAGCGGAGGGACCTCTCATTTGATAAGCTATTTCAAGTCAGGCAATGCATGAAGGAGGTGTTGTACTCCCTTTCAGATGTGCTCATATACctggtgaggaaaaaaacgaagaacaTCTCTCCAGAGTATGATGCGGCCATCTTTGCGGATGCTCTCTCCATCGTCtccttcttccacttcctgCGAGAGGAACGACTCAACCGATTGCTGCTCAACTGCTATGCGTTTTTCCACCAGAAGGTGCTGTGCATCGCGGAGCTACCCCCGAGGGATGATCTCCCCATCGAAGTTTGTGAGGGACCAAATGGGGCGGCCGCGCAGCAGCGGGATGTCCCTCCCCACAGTGCATTCGGAGACGATACAGCCAGCTCACCCTGTGGCCCTACCGCTAGCACAGAGGGAGCGCCCCCCCTCATGAGCTACTTCCAACGTGACACCCTCGACGAGGTCCAGGCGAACGTCAACCAGCTGTACCGCTCCATGGGGAACAAAGCAAGTGATCACAATCGGCTCGTGAGGAACGTCTGCTCCGAGCTGGTAATTCTAAACACCCTGTTGGACTTAAATAAAGTGTTAACCAACAGGTTTCATTACCATCAAATATTTCTGCCCGCCCCACAGGGGGGCAATCCACAGGACGAAGGCGACCTGGCTGCGCGCAAACTGCAGATGCTGAGCGACTTGGCCAGGTTTAAAAACTACAACCCCAGTGAGGTTATGGGGCTGGAAATAAAGAGCGAGTTTTTCGTGAACAGCGCAGACACGGTGTTCGGAGGAGGCGCGGCGCGTAAAGGACAGCCCTTTCTTCGAATGTACTTTTGA